The genomic stretch TCTCCCATAATGATTTCATCATATTCCCCCTCGCTATTGGGAGCATATACTTCCACCACATCAATGGTCTGATCGTAGAATTCCATCAACCACTTTTTGGTGCTATTTGGGGTTTTGTCTATAGAAAGTTTTACCCAATAGGTATTGTCAATGTTAAATTTATTCTTGTTGAAAGATGGTCGGATTTTGAAGTTATCTTGAAAATCAGGTTGGACAATATCTCCAAATTCCAAGGTGTTGGTAGTGTCTTCGAAGAATTCCAGCTGGGCAATGGAAAAAATACGTTCGTCCAGGCTATCGTCTATTTTAAGCGTAGAGCTACCGGAAATTCGCTGTGCGTGGGCGATGTGAATGCCTACCATTGCCGTGAAGATCAGTAGGGACAGCGTTAAAATGGTGTGCTTCATTAGGGTTGCGTTAGTTGTTTTTTTTCAGGCGATCTTTCCTTAAATTATACTGTGATAACGATTACATCTTCCCAAAGTTAAACAATTCCACTTATTGACTGGAGGTTTGGTGAAGAAGGATCACCTTTGATCGTGCAATTATGATAAGAACAATAGATCCCCAAAAAGTTTCAGTAGGAGCATTTCATAGCTATATGTTAGGCGCAATAGCCCCCCGGCCAATTGCCTTTGTGAGCACCATGGACAGTGCCGGCCAGGTCAACCTGAGCCCGTTCAGTTTTTTTAATGCCTTTGGCTCCAATCCTCCTTTGGTGGTCTTTTCCCCGTCCAGAAGGGTCAGGGACAATACAACCAAGCATACGCTGGAAAACGTCAGGGAAGTCCCCGAAGTAGTTATTAATATCGTCAATTATAAGATGGTACAGCAGATGTCCTTGGCCAGCACGGAATACGAGAAGGGAATCAATGAATTTGTGAAAGTAGGACTGACAGAGACGAAATCCGTAAACGTAAAGCCGCCCAGGGTAAAAGAGGCCCCAGTTGCATTTGAATGTAAAGTACTCGAAGTCGTGCCGATTGGGCAAGAAGCTGGAGCCGCCAACTTGGTGATTTGTGAGATCCTTTTGGCACATATTGATGAGTCGGTATTGGATGAGAATGATCAGATCACGCCTGGTAAACTGGATGCGGTCGCCAGAATGGGAGGGGACTGGTATTGCAGGGCAAATGGGGAGGCACTTTTTAAAGTCAAAAAACCACTCAAGACAAAAGGGCTTGGGGTCGACCAGCTTCCGGAAAAAGTTCGGCTCAGTGTGGTGTTGACAGGGAATGACCTGGGAAAACTGGGGAATGTGGAAAGCTTCCCTGATGAAGTAGCCATCTATGATTACGCCCGACGACCAGAGATCGAAGAAATGTTGGTCAGGTTTCAAAATGACAAAGAGAGCTTGATCTTTCATCTCCATGAGTATGCTAAGGAACTGCTGGAAGAGGATAAGGTTGAAGAAGCTTGGTTGGTTTTGTTGCAGGTAGAGTAGTTTAGTGCGCAAGTGTATAAATTGGTTTTTTATGTGTTTTGTTTTTGTTGAACTAATATTTTTATATTTGTGTACCTTATATGGTACATGATAAATAAAGCAATATGTTAGTGATCAGTTCAAGAGAGTTTAGAGACAATCAGAAAAAATACCTGGATATGGTGGATAATAACCAACATATCATAATCCAGCGAGGAAAAGACAAAGCGTATGTGCTTTCTCCAGTGAGCGAGTCAGATGAGTATTTTATGGATCCCAAGGTTAAGGAACATGTTTTAAAGGGAATTGCCCAGCATAAAGCGGGAAAAACAACAAAGGTTGACCCTCAGGACTTTGACAAGCTTCTTGGGCTATGATTTACGAAATAGCCTTCACTGATGAAGCGTTAGAAGATATATCAAAGCTCAAAAAAGCAGGGAATTTAGCAGTGATTAAAAAATAAGACGTTTACTTGATGAGTTGAAAATCCATCCTTAATGATGGTACTGGAAAGCCAGAAAGGCTCAAGCACGATTATCATGGCTATTGGTCACGTAGAATTAACAGGGAGCACCACTTGGTATATGCGATTGAAGAAGGTAGAGTAGTGGTTACCATTGTTTCAGCATATGGGTATTATGAAAGGTGACGAATAATCTCTTGAGCTTTTTTGCTTTTATCCTATAGAAAGAACTTCATTTTATAATTTCTGTAGTCTTGGAATCCAGTAATTTTCCTTTTTCACATTTAAGAATTCTGTAGGGGTATTTGTTGAGCAAATCATGGTTATGAGTGGCCATAAGTACTGCCGTTCCCTGTTTGTTGATTTCTTGAAAGAGCTTAAAGATACCATCGGCCACTTCTGGGTCGAGATTTCCGGTAGGTTCATCAGCCAGGAGGATGGAAGGGTGATTGAGCAGGGCACGGGCAATGACTACACGCTGCTGTTCGCCACCGGAAAGCTGATGGGGCATTTTGGTCGCTGCACCACCTAGTCCGACCCGCATGAGCACCTCTACCATTCTGGTTTTCATCTTGGATTTGTCCTTCCAACCAGTGGCACGCATGACGAAATAAAGGTTTTCGGCAACCGTCCTATCTGTAAAGAGTTGAAAGTCCTGAAACACGATTCCAAGTTTTCTCCGGAGGAAGGGGACTTCTTTGGTTTTGATCTTCTGAAGGTCATATCCAACGATTTTACCATAGCCCATTTTCAGGGGCAGATCGGCATAAAGCGTTTTTAGCAAGGAACTTTTGCCGCTGCCAGTTCTTCCGATTAGAAAAACAAATTCATCTTTATCAATATCAAAGGAAACATCTTGTAAGATAGCAGTAATGCCTTGGAAGATGCAGGCCTTATCAAGGCGGACAACAGGTTCACTGGAAAATACCATATTTTTTACAGTTCTAGCTTTTGTAATTTACCAAAGGGGAGTTCTCGGATCAAACTTTCCATTTCTTCTTCTTTCCCTTCCAAACCAAATTTTTCCAGGTTTTTGAGTGGGCGATCAGCTCTAAAATAAGCTACAAGCACAAAGTTTTCATCCCTGATTTGAATGTAATCGGGTATTTTGGCTTTGCCCTTGACCTTGATGATATACATAAGAATAATTGGCTGTGTTTAGAAGACGAAATTTAAATGATAACGCTATGAGATAAAAATATTATGCTAATTTAAAATGAGAAATCATAAATTATTGAAGGATGGAATTTGGAACTAAGCAATATTTCTGGCGGAGAAAGGTATCCGTTCATGTGATATGTCGCCACGAAGTCGCCAAGACATGAAGTGTTTTGTAGGAGTATTCCAAATTTCATGGAAAACAAACAGTCTTGGGCCTTAGAGCTTTGTGGCTTACACGCATCTTATTCGTTACCAAGCTAGCCCATCTAACGGCGGGGCAGACCCACTGACATTGATATACCACTTAATAAGAAAAGACCCAAACCTCTATGCCGCCCGTGCTTTAACAAGTGGCCTGCTTTTTTTGCCACGAAGGCTCGAAGTCACAAAGTGAATTGGTTGGGAAGTGTCGTGCAGTCTGCACCTTTGTTTCCCCAAAAAAAATAGTGCCTTGGTGACTTTGTGGTTTACCGTATCTTATTCGTTACCAAGCTAGCCCATCTAACGGCGGGGCAGACCCACTGACATTGATATACCACTTAATAAGAAAAGACCCAAACCTCTATGCCGCCCGTGCTTTAACAAGTGGCCTGCTTTTTTTGCCACGAAGGCTCGAAGTCACAAAGTGGATTGGTTGGGAAGTGTCGTGCAGTCTGCACCTTTGTTTCCCGAAAAAATAGTGCCTTGGTGACTTTGTGGCTTACACGCATCTTATTCGTTACCAAGCTAGCCCATCTAACGGCGGGGCAGACCAATTGGCATTGATATACCACTTAATAAGAAAAGAACCGACCCTTTATGCCACCCGTGCTTTAACAAGTGTTGAGTTAAAAACTCACTGCTTGCGGTTCCGCTGCACAGCTGCTGGAACAATAGGGTATACCGTAGCGGTGCTACGCTCACACCTCCAAACCAACTGATTTTCATGAAGCTCTTTCCGATATTCCTCGAAGGATTTCGGGACAGGCTACTACAATTTCATAAAGCGGGTTGTGCGGTGCCTGTGTTCCTCTACCTATTGCTACAGTATAAAATAAAATGATCATTTACGAACATCAGCGAATATCTGCCCAATCTGCAATATCTGCTTGCTATCAAAAAAAAAACCACCACCCCGAGCATCATTCGATGACAGGATGGTGGAAAAATATAAAGCTTTCCTCAGTTTATTTTCCTGCTGCCTTAGCGTGGTCTGCCAAGAATTTAGCAAGCCCTGAGTCTGTAAGTGGATGGTTTAGTAAACCAGTGATCACTTTCAGTGGACAAGTGATCACGTCCGCACCGATTTCGGCACATTTGATCAGGTGCATAGTGTGTCTCAAGGAAGCAGCCAATACCTGGGTATCGTAGCCGTAGTTTTGATAGATATGGACGATCTGCTCTATCAGGTCTAGTCCATCAAAAGAAATGTCATCTAGACGGCCGATAAACGGAGAAAGGTAGGTAGCGCCTGCTTTTGCTGCCAAGATTGCCTGACCTGCAGAAAACACCAAGGTACAGTTGGTTCTGATGCCTTCACCGCTGAAGTACTTGATAGCTTTCACACCATCTTTGATCATGGGAACCTTTACGACAATCTTGTCGTCTATTTTGGCAAGTTCTTTACCTTCTTTGACCATGCCGTCAAAATCGGTAGAAATAACTTCTGCACTTACCTTGTCATCTACGATGTCACAAATGGCTTTGTAGTGAGCTCTTACGTTATCGTCTCCTGTGATGCCTTCTTTGGCCATCAGGGAGGGGTTAGTGGTTACACCATCCAGTACACCTAGGTCATAGGCTTCTTTGATTTCATCGAGATTGGCGGTGTCAATAAAGAATTTCATTTGTAAAACGGTTTTTTGGTTTTGATGAATATGGTTGGTCATTGCCTGTGTTGACCGACAATGACAATTAATACAATCCGCAAATTTTACCAAATATTATAGTAAAATGCTAAAAGAACACTCATTGCTTTCCTTTTGAAAGCGATATTTTACCTGATTAATCCCTTTAGAGTGGTAAAGTTAGGTGTTTATTTTGAAAGATGGTTAAAAATAATAAATGTATTTTTTACATTTATAAAAAAAGGCAAAAAAGAAGCGGCATCGCACCGCTACAACCGCCTACCCTTGCTTCCTTCCGGACCTGGGGGATTTGGCAGGAGCTGGTCGTGCCGCTTGAGTACAAAGGTACGTCAAAAACTTTCCCGTACAAAACTCCAGGCCAAAATAAATCGTCTCCTTTATTAAAGTATTCAAAATCAACTGAAAAATCTTTGGCAATATTATTGCGGATGTATCGTTAATTAAAAATTTTAAGTATTATGAAAAAATTGTTGTTTATTCTGCCCATTTTATCGATTACACTTTTCGTAGTCAGCTGTTCTTCGATGAAGGGAGCTCCTAATTACAAAGTAGGCATGGAAGAAAGTGATTTTCTAAAAGTCCACCCAGATGCAGTGATCAGCAACTTGGAGGGAGAGCAAAAGACCTATCGTGTGGTCAGGGATGAACGGTTTTATCTTTTAGCGACATTTGAGGATGAGCGATTGGTAAAACTGGAGGAAAAAGAATTACCACCATACTGGAACAAGAAAACTGCTCCTGATGCAAGTGAAGATCAAAAGCAGTAAGTGGAAAGATTTAGGCCAAGCCCTTTAGGTACATATTAAATTCCAAGGGGCTGCAAGACTCAAATTCGTCCACTTCAAGATCATCATAGATTTCGTCATCGAATTCCATGATGGTCTTTTCTATTTTACCGGAAGGGTGTATGATGAGTTCGATTCCTGTAAAGTCAGCAGGGTTAACCTTGACGAGGACTTTATAATCTTCAAATGTCCTTTTGAAATATTTAGGGAGATTATCCATAAAGAGGGAGATTGTAAGTTAATTAGGACAAAGGTAATGGATTTTTCGAAGTGGAGAAGTGTGATGGAGTAGCAATGAAGGGTAAATAGCACCATATGAATACGGTGAAAATCGCATGTTATTCCTAACGGTCAAACGGGGAGACGAATATTTTTGTGAAATTTTGTAGTAAATGTTTTTTGCAAATAGAATCCATTTTTATATTTGCCTGAAGATAAAAAAATGAAACAATTCAATACTCAATATTGGTGGTGGCAAATGGAACTTCTGACTGGGAAGAACAGCTGACCATTGCCTATATGTAAAAGAGTAAAAAATATTACCTTATAAGGCTTGCTGGAATTCCCCGGTAAGCCTTTTTTTATTTTATTCGATAGTTTAACCATGGACACACTACAAAGATTTAAGATCAACACACGGTACAAGAAACGACTGGCGGACACCATTACCCCAGTGAGTATTTACCTACAAGTGAGGGACAAGTTTAAAAACCCTATCCTACTGGAGAGTTCTGATTATCATGGCCAGGACAATAGCTATTCGTACATATGTTTCAATCCTATGGCTACTTTTTCTTTTGATGGAAAGACCATAAGGGAGACTTTTCCAGAGGAAGGGAAAAACCAATATGACTTGAAAAAAGGGGATAAATTGGTGGATAAACTGAAAGCCTTTTCATCCAGGTTTGAAGAGGAATCCAATGATTTCAAATTTATCACCAACGGTCTTTTTGGTTATATGCAGTTTGATACGGTGGGGAGTTTTGAGGACATCACACTGGAAAATACCAAGGAGTCTGCTGTGCCGCAGGCTTTTTATGCAGTCTATAAGAATGTCATTGTGGTCGATCACTTTAAGAATGAACTCCATATTTTTGATTATCATATTAATGGCGAAGATGACCGGATAACAGAAATCGAAACCCTTCTGAACAACCGCAACATCCCGACCTATTCGTTTAAGTTGGACGGAGAGGAGACTTCCAATTATACCGACAACCAGTTCTTGGATATCCTTCGTCAGGGCCGAGAACATTGTTTTAAGGGGGATGTCTTCCAGATAGTGCTTTCAAGGTGCTACACCACAGGTTTTAAGGGAGATGAGTTTAATGTTTATCGTGCATTAAGGTCCGTTAATCCTTCTCCGTACTTGTTTTATTTTGATTACGGCTCTTATAAGGTTTTTGGAAGTTCTCCTGAAGCACAGATTGTCGTGAAGGGCAGAAAGGCTACGATTTATCCTATTGCAGGGACGTTTAAACGAACAGGGAATGACCTGGCGGACGCCGAATTGGCCACCAAACTTTACGATGATCCAAAAGAAAATTCGGAGCATGTGATGCTGGTGGACCTGGCCAGGAACGACCTGAGCAGGTCATCAGAAAAAGTAGAAGTAGAGGTGTTTAAAGAAATCCAATATTACTCCCATGTCATCCACTTGGTGTCAAAAGTAACGGGCATGCTGCCTGAGACGGCTAATCCCCTTCAACTAGTAGCGGATACTTTCCCGGCGGGGACGCTTTCAGGCGCTCCCAAATATAGGGCAATGGAGATCATCGACAAGCTTGAAAACACCAGCCGTAAATTCTATGGAGGTGCCATTGGCTTTTTGGGATTCAATGGAGACTTTAACCATGCTATCCTGATCAGGTCATTCGTATCCGAAAACAACAAGCTTCGTTTCCAAGCTGGAGCCGGGGTAGTGGCCAAATCTTCCATCGAAAGCGAACTTCAAGAAGTCACCAACAAACTCCAAGCCCTCCGCGTCGCCCTCAAAGCCGCCGAAGAAGTTTAAGGATTAAAAAAAATTAAGAATTGGAAAATTATGGCAAAGAATGACTGCTTTGAGGAATTGGATGTTCGGAAGTATGCTGCTGAAATTGGAATAGAAGTCTATGATTTAGTTGATAAATTACCATTATCTAAGGACTTTAAATCAAGAGACCAATTAAGTGGGGCTGCAATTTCAATATCAAACAATATTGCAGAAGGCTTTGAGTACAATGACAACAAGAATTTTATCCGATTTCTAGAATACGCAAAAGGTTCTGCAGGGGAGTTAAGAAGCCAAGCATTTGTTTTGTCCAAAGCCGGTAGAATAAAAGAAGATGACTATTGGGATTTAAAAGAAAGCCTTTTAAATATTTAGAAGGAAATTAAAGGGTTTATTAATTACTTAAGGGCATTTGAAAAAAAAATAAAATGAGATGAGGAAAATGGATGTTGGAAATAAATAATTTTTCAATTTTTAAATTTTTCAATCTTTCAATCAAGATACCATGAAAATACTAGTACTCGATAATTACGATTCATTTACATATAACCTGGTGTATATCATCCGTGAGCTGGGGTATGGAGCAGCGATGGACGTCTTCCGGAATGATAAAATCAGTGTGGAAGATGTGGCAGCTTACGATAAGATATTGCTGTCACCGGGACCAGGGGTTCCTGCCGATGCGGGCATCATGCCGGAGCTGTTGAAGAAGTATGCCGCTAAGAAAGATATTCTTGGCGTTTGTCTGGGGCATCAGGCTATAGGGGAGGCTTTTGGAAGTGGGCTAAATAACCTAACGGAAGTGGTGCACGGTGTTGCTTCTGAGGTGAAGGTATTACAGAAAGACCTGCTTTTTGATGGTGTGCCCGATAGCTTTAAAATCGGAAGGTACCACAGCTGGGTGATCGATGAGTCTACGCTGTCAGAAGACTTGGAAATTACGGCCAAAACTCCAGATGGACAGATCATGGCCGTAAGGCACAAGGAGTATAAAGTGAGAGGGCTGCAGTTTCATCCAGAAAGCGTGCTGACGGAGCACGGAAAGCAGATTGTCCAAAACTGGATAAATAGCTGATCTTTGGCAGTTAATCAGTAAATTACACGGAAATAAGCAACCATCATCTAAAGCCAGTGCTTTGGAGTAATAATAAGTTTGATCATGAAATCGAGCATGACCATAACGTCTCATAGAGGGATGATTATCAACTTGCGGGATTCTCCCGAATTAAGCCTGAGGCAGACAGGTTCGGGACAGGCTATTTGACCATTGAAAATGAACTAAAAGCAGATGAAAGAGATTCTAAATCACCTAATTGAACATAGGACACTAGGCAAGGCAGAGGCGAAGGAAACGTTGAAAAAAATAACCTCAGGCGAGTATAACCAAAGCCAAATGGCGGCTTTTATGACCGTCTACATGATGAGGAGCATCACGGTGGAGGAATTGGAAGGATTCCGTGAAGCAATGCTCGAACAGTGTATCCCTGTAGAAATTGCAGAGTATGACGCCATGGACCTGTGCGGTACCGGCGGAGATGGGAAGGATACTTTTAATATTTCCACCCTTTCCTCCTTTGTGGTAGCCGGTGCGGGACAAAACGTAGCCAAACATGGTAATAACGGGGTTTCTTCCATTTGCGGATCCTCTAACTTATTGGCGCATTTTGGTTATGAATTCACCAATGACATCGATGTGATCCGGAAAAACCTTGATGAAGCGGGGATTTGCTTTCTACATGCGCCGCTTTTTCATCCGGCGATGAAGAATGTCGGTCCTATCCGAAAAGAATTAGGCGTGAAAACTTTCTTTAACATGCTTGGGCCGATGGTAAATCCCAGCTTTCCAAAGAAACAATTGGTCGGGGTGTTTAGCTTGGAACTGGC from Echinicola soli encodes the following:
- a CDS encoding anthranilate synthase component II — its product is MKILVLDNYDSFTYNLVYIIRELGYGAAMDVFRNDKISVEDVAAYDKILLSPGPGVPADAGIMPELLKKYAAKKDILGVCLGHQAIGEAFGSGLNNLTEVVHGVASEVKVLQKDLLFDGVPDSFKIGRYHSWVIDESTLSEDLEITAKTPDGQIMAVRHKEYKVRGLQFHPESVLTEHGKQIVQNWINS
- a CDS encoding anthranilate synthase component I family protein codes for the protein MDTLQRFKINTRYKKRLADTITPVSIYLQVRDKFKNPILLESSDYHGQDNSYSYICFNPMATFSFDGKTIRETFPEEGKNQYDLKKGDKLVDKLKAFSSRFEEESNDFKFITNGLFGYMQFDTVGSFEDITLENTKESAVPQAFYAVYKNVIVVDHFKNELHIFDYHINGEDDRITEIETLLNNRNIPTYSFKLDGEETSNYTDNQFLDILRQGREHCFKGDVFQIVLSRCYTTGFKGDEFNVYRALRSVNPSPYLFYFDYGSYKVFGSSPEAQIVVKGRKATIYPIAGTFKRTGNDLADAELATKLYDDPKENSEHVMLVDLARNDLSRSSEKVEVEVFKEIQYYSHVIHLVSKVTGMLPETANPLQLVADTFPAGTLSGAPKYRAMEIIDKLENTSRKFYGGAIGFLGFNGDFNHAILIRSFVSENNKLRFQAGAGVVAKSSIESELQEVTNKLQALRVALKAAEEV
- the trpD gene encoding anthranilate phosphoribosyltransferase; translated protein: MKEILNHLIEHRTLGKAEAKETLKKITSGEYNQSQMAAFMTVYMMRSITVEELEGFREAMLEQCIPVEIAEYDAMDLCGTGGDGKDTFNISTLSSFVVAGAGQNVAKHGNNGVSSICGSSNLLAHFGYEFTNDIDVIRKNLDEAGICFLHAPLFHPAMKNVGPIRKELGVKTFFNMLGPMVNPSFPKKQLVGVFSLELARLYGYLYQNSRVDFSILHSLDGYDEVSLTGDFKMVSNGGERLISPESIGLPKVNPSAIEGGKTIEESAKIFQNILKGEGTQAQRAVILANAAAALVTADQSMDFEEGIAKATASLDSGKALQTFKNLVNPKTSVSLAKP
- a CDS encoding type II toxin-antitoxin system Phd/YefM family antitoxin — encoded protein: MLVISSREFRDNQKKYLDMVDNNQHIIIQRGKDKAYVLSPVSESDEYFMDPKVKEHVLKGIAQHKAGKTTKVDPQDFDKLLGL
- a CDS encoding fructose-6-phosphate aldolase, encoding MYIIKVKGKAKIPDYIQIRDENFVLVAYFRADRPLKNLEKFGLEGKEEEMESLIRELPFGKLQKLEL
- a CDS encoding four helix bundle protein; amino-acid sequence: MAKNDCFEELDVRKYAAEIGIEVYDLVDKLPLSKDFKSRDQLSGAAISISNNIAEGFEYNDNKNFIRFLEYAKGSAGELRSQAFVLSKAGRIKEDDYWDLKESLLNI
- a CDS encoding Txe/YoeB family addiction module toxin, which gives rise to MLNDGTGKPERLKHDYHGYWSRRINREHHLVYAIEEGRVVVTIVSAYGYYER
- a CDS encoding flavin reductase family protein, which gives rise to MIRTIDPQKVSVGAFHSYMLGAIAPRPIAFVSTMDSAGQVNLSPFSFFNAFGSNPPLVVFSPSRRVRDNTTKHTLENVREVPEVVINIVNYKMVQQMSLASTEYEKGINEFVKVGLTETKSVNVKPPRVKEAPVAFECKVLEVVPIGQEAGAANLVICEILLAHIDESVLDENDQITPGKLDAVARMGGDWYCRANGEALFKVKKPLKTKGLGVDQLPEKVRLSVVLTGNDLGKLGNVESFPDEVAIYDYARRPEIEEMLVRFQNDKESLIFHLHEYAKELLEEDKVEEAWLVLLQVE
- the fsa gene encoding fructose-6-phosphate aldolase, with translation MKFFIDTANLDEIKEAYDLGVLDGVTTNPSLMAKEGITGDDNVRAHYKAICDIVDDKVSAEVISTDFDGMVKEGKELAKIDDKIVVKVPMIKDGVKAIKYFSGEGIRTNCTLVFSAGQAILAAKAGATYLSPFIGRLDDISFDGLDLIEQIVHIYQNYGYDTQVLAASLRHTMHLIKCAEIGADVITCPLKVITGLLNHPLTDSGLAKFLADHAKAAGK
- a CDS encoding cell division ATP-binding protein FtsE — its product is MVFSSEPVVRLDKACIFQGITAILQDVSFDIDKDEFVFLIGRTGSGKSSLLKTLYADLPLKMGYGKIVGYDLQKIKTKEVPFLRRKLGIVFQDFQLFTDRTVAENLYFVMRATGWKDKSKMKTRMVEVLMRVGLGGAATKMPHQLSGGEQQRVVIARALLNHPSILLADEPTGNLDPEVADGIFKLFQEINKQGTAVLMATHNHDLLNKYPYRILKCEKGKLLDSKTTEIIK
- a CDS encoding ligand-gated ion channel, translated to MDNLPKYFKRTFEDYKVLVKVNPADFTGIELIIHPSGKIEKTIMEFDDEIYDDLEVDEFESCSPLEFNMYLKGLA